The following proteins come from a genomic window of Aequorivita marisscotiae:
- a CDS encoding DUF3467 domain-containing protein translates to MADQKKEKPKQNQINIELDADVAQGIYSNLAIINHSVSEFVVDFVTIMPGIPKSKVKSRIILTPQHAKRFLKALNDNVKRFENAHGEIKDYEQPPIPLNFGPTGEA, encoded by the coding sequence ATGGCTGATCAAAAAAAAGAAAAACCAAAGCAAAATCAGATAAACATTGAGCTGGACGCCGATGTGGCACAAGGTATTTACAGTAACTTGGCTATAATAAATCATTCAGTTTCTGAGTTTGTGGTAGATTTTGTTACCATTATGCCCGGAATACCTAAAAGCAAGGTGAAGTCTAGAATTATTTTAACCCCTCAACATGCTAAACGATTTTTAAAAGCATTGAATGACAACGTTAAACGCTTTGAAAACGCCCATGGCGAAATAAAGGATTATGAGCAACCGCCCATTCCTTTAAACTTTGGCCCTACGGGGGAAGCGTAA